Proteins encoded in a region of the Ptychodera flava strain L36383 chromosome 4, AS_Pfla_20210202, whole genome shotgun sequence genome:
- the LOC139130860 gene encoding 5-hydroxytryptamine receptor 4-like, producing MNVSAPVMNGTLGAIFEEVIHGNWTDSTEEGRDEVTRILLVLCFTIVMCFALLGNSLVIAAVIYSSKLRERMDSYYIVNLSITDTITATIVMPFAILSIMSDDWLFGPAWCHIHCALNYCCIIVSMLTLAFIAKDRYMASTSPARYTKTMTKLVVLSMIAYSWFQAIVFALVPVLSSWVTYDYWETVCAVDWNYGGHGPVVYVTVAFVMCFLIPCAGIIVSYTKVYRMICKHKSEQGAVIASRERKIFTSIIVVVFIFVVCMSPFCVTKLVKIVTDKYSFPGPVNTFASLMQFIASATNPIIYGVFRRDIRYVFKRMICSKRFVKVGPEANNSSRVFSMSRCETSDKTGDATLFTVQGSLRLEDFQEGDEDDTLFNTRERFSEEVRSVDCF from the coding sequence ATGAATGTATCAGCGCCTGTCATGAATGGGACACTCGGTGCGATATTCGAGGAAGTAATTCACGGAAACTGGACAGATTCGACGGAAGAAGGGAGGGACGAAGTCACTCGGATACTTCTTGTACTTTGCTTTACTATTGTGATGTGTTTTGCTCTGTTGGGCAACAGCCTTGTCATAGCTGCCGTAATCTATTCAAGTAAACTCAGAGAACGCATGGATAGCTACTACATCGTTAACTTGAGTATAACGGACACCATTACAGCTACCATTGTCATGCCTTTTGCGATTTTGTCTATTATGTCAGACGACTGGTTGTTCGGACCAGCCTGGTGCCATATCCACTGTGCTTTGAACTACTGTTGCATTATAGTGTCCATGCTGACTCTAGCTTTCATCGCTAAGGATCGTTACATGGCCAGCACAAGCCCAGCTCGTTATACGAAGACCATGACAAAGCTGGTTGTGTTATCTATGATCGCCTATTCCTGGTTCCAGGCCATTGTATTTGCGTTGGTCCCAGTACTGTCGTCATGGGTGACGTACGACTATTGGGAGACGGTTTGTGCTGTTGACTGGAATTACGGTGGCCACGGGCCGGTAGTGTATGTCACCGTTGCCTTTGTGATGTGTTTCTTAATTCCCTGCGCAGGGATCATCGTATCGTACACTAAAGTCTACAGAATGATTTGCAAACACAAGAGTGAGCAAGGTGCTGTCATTGCTTCACGAGAGCGGAAAATTTTCACCAGCATTATCGTCGTCGTCTTCATTTTTGTCGTGTGCATGTCGCCGTTTTGTGTCACCAAGCTCGTCAAAATTGTAACCGACAAGTATTCCTTTCCCGGCCCAGTCAACACGTTTGCGTCGCTCATGCAGTTCATTGCCAGCGCCACCAATCCTATCATCTACGGGGTTTTCAGACGCGATATACGGTACGTCTTCAAACGGATGATCTGTTCCAAGCGGTTCGTTAAAGTTGGACCTGAAGCGAATAACAGCAGTAGGGTGTTCTCCATGTCCCGCTGTGAGACTTCGGATAAAACTGGTGACGCCACACTCTTTACTGTGCAGGGCTCATTGCGGCTAGAAGACTTCCAGGAAGGCGATGAGGATGACACGCTCTTCAATACAAGGGAGCGTTTCTCAGAAGAGGTCCGCTCGGTCGATTGTTTCTGA